A single genomic interval of Prionailurus viverrinus isolate Anna chromosome A2, UM_Priviv_1.0, whole genome shotgun sequence harbors:
- the EFCAB10 gene encoding EF-hand calcium-binding domain-containing protein 10 isoform X1: MQARGSREQEARDYLEKHRIMELLNYLTSTLLFFRPEKPREYLISVLERLRIAKMTGLAFPFFMDHSNIVSMFEMMDTSNKGTISFVQYREALKTLGLLTADEVLKDDGHAVTLDKFRREVNKRMEEIWAAF; encoded by the exons ATGCAGGCCCGCGGCAGCAGAGAGCAGGAGGCCAGGGATTATTTGGAAAAACATCGGATTATGGAGTTGCTGAACTATCTCACCAGCACCCTGCTCTTTTTCCGGCCAG AAAAACCAAGAGAGTATTTAATATCTGTATTGGAACGACTGAGAATTGCCAAAATGACAGGcttggcttttcctttctttatggaTCATTCTAACATTGTGTCTATGTTTGAAATGATGGACACTTCGAATAAAGGCACCATATCGTTCGTGCAGTACAGAGAAG CCTTAAAAACCCTGGGTCTGTTGACTGCAGATGAAGTTTTAAAAGATGATGGACATGCAGTAACTCTGGATAAATTCAGACGTGAAGT gaaCAAGAGGATGGAAGAAATATGGGCAGCGTTTTAA
- the EFCAB10 gene encoding EF-hand calcium-binding domain-containing protein 10 isoform X2 yields MQARGSREQEARDYLEKHRIMELLNYLTSTLLFFRPALKTLGLLTADEVLKDDGHAVTLDKFRREVNKRMEEIWAAF; encoded by the exons ATGCAGGCCCGCGGCAGCAGAGAGCAGGAGGCCAGGGATTATTTGGAAAAACATCGGATTATGGAGTTGCTGAACTATCTCACCAGCACCCTGCTCTTTTTCCGGCCAG CCTTAAAAACCCTGGGTCTGTTGACTGCAGATGAAGTTTTAAAAGATGATGGACATGCAGTAACTCTGGATAAATTCAGACGTGAAGT gaaCAAGAGGATGGAAGAAATATGGGCAGCGTTTTAA